One genomic region from Nitrospirota bacterium encodes:
- a CDS encoding Gfo/Idh/MocA family oxidoreductase, which translates to MENHGKFIGLIGLGYWGKNILRNLCEIGALHTACDSEPLILSERQERFRDINFTTSLDDVLNEPDIKAVAIATPAATHYDLVKQALLKGKDVFVEKPLALSVNEGEDLVALAKKENRVLMVGHILQYHPAVKKLKELIDSGELGKIQYIYSNRLNIGKLRTEENILWSFAPHDISVILMLLGEEPVKVSAFGGDYLNSGVYDTTLTTLEFKNEIKSHIFVSWLHPYKEQRLIFVGSKAMAVFDDVSEEKLFVYPHKIEWKNGKIPVAHKADYDVVPVEKGEPLKQELEHFADCVLWRKRPVTDGVEGLKVLKILDAAQKGLTRGKDAKTESRTRNYHLHESAYIDADTSIDEGTRIWHFSHVLKGSRIGKNCIIGQNVTVGPDAVIGDRCKIQNNVSVYKGVILEDEVFCGPSCVFTNVYNPRAFIERKHEFRQTLVKKGATLGANSTIVCGVKIGEYSMIGAGAVVKTDVPDHAIVAGVPARQIGWTCRCGTTLRFNDKQGICADCDNEYMLDNDHLITIKERVLSK; encoded by the coding sequence ATGGAAAACCATGGGAAATTTATTGGCCTTATCGGCCTTGGTTACTGGGGGAAAAATATCCTCCGTAATCTCTGCGAAATAGGGGCCCTTCACACAGCATGTGACTCCGAGCCGCTGATACTTTCAGAACGGCAGGAAAGGTTCCGGGATATAAACTTTACAACGTCCCTTGACGATGTTTTAAATGAGCCTGACATAAAGGCCGTCGCAATCGCCACTCCTGCCGCGACTCACTATGATCTTGTCAAACAAGCGCTGCTGAAAGGAAAGGATGTCTTTGTTGAAAAACCGCTTGCTTTGAGCGTCAACGAAGGTGAAGACCTTGTGGCGTTAGCCAAAAAAGAAAACAGGGTCTTGATGGTCGGGCATATACTGCAATATCATCCGGCGGTCAAAAAACTAAAAGAACTTATAGACTCCGGCGAACTCGGCAAGATCCAGTATATTTATTCGAACCGCCTTAATATCGGCAAGCTCAGGACTGAGGAAAACATACTCTGGAGTTTCGCGCCCCATGATATTTCGGTGATCCTTATGCTTCTCGGCGAGGAACCGGTAAAGGTGTCCGCCTTTGGAGGGGACTATCTGAATAGCGGAGTTTATGACACTACACTCACGACTCTGGAGTTTAAAAATGAGATCAAGAGCCATATCTTTGTCAGCTGGCTTCATCCGTATAAAGAGCAGAGGCTGATCTTTGTCGGTTCAAAGGCAATGGCGGTCTTTGACGACGTGAGCGAAGAAAAACTGTTTGTCTATCCCCATAAGATAGAGTGGAAGAACGGCAAGATCCCGGTTGCTCATAAGGCTGACTATGATGTTGTGCCGGTAGAAAAAGGCGAACCCTTAAAGCAGGAGTTAGAGCATTTCGCGGATTGTGTACTTTGGAGGAAGAGGCCGGTAACAGACGGCGTTGAGGGCCTGAAGGTATTAAAAATTCTTGATGCGGCACAGAAGGGGCTTACAAGAGGAAAAGATGCAAAAACTGAATCCAGGACCCGGAATTATCACCTGCATGAAAGCGCCTATATCGACGCTGACACCAGTATAGACGAGGGGACCAGGATATGGCATTTCTCGCATGTGCTGAAAGGGTCCCGAATAGGGAAGAACTGCATCATCGGGCAGAATGTCACCGTGGGGCCTGACGCGGTAATCGGCGACAGGTGCAAGATTCAGAACAATGTGTCGGTATATAAAGGCGTAATACTTGAAGACGAAGTTTTTTGCGGTCCCTCATGCGTATTCACAAACGTTTATAACCCCCGGGCCTTCATTGAGAGAAAGCACGAGTTCAGGCAGACGCTTGTTAAAAAAGGCGCGACCCTCGGGGCCAATTCAACTATCGTGTGCGGGGTGAAGATCGGAGAATACTCCATGATAGGCGCGGGCGCAGTCGTAAAGACCGACGTGCCGGACCACGCCATTGTAGCAGGCGTCCCTGCCAGGCAGATTGGATGGACGTGCAGGTGCGGCACGACTTTAAGATTCAATGATAAACAAGGCATCTGTGCTGACTGTGATAATGAGTACATGCTGGACAATGATCATCTCATAACAATCAAAGAAAGGGTGCTAAGCAAATGA